In a genomic window of Pseudomonas mohnii:
- a CDS encoding TIGR00645 family protein: protein MERFIENAMYASRWLLAPIYFGLSLGLLALALKFFQEVFHVIPNVFSMAESDLILVLLSLIDMALVGGLLVMVMISGYENFVSQLDIDEHKEKLNWLGTMDSSSLKMKVAASIVAISSIHLLRIFMDAKNVDPEHLKWYVIIHMTFVVSAFAMGYLDKLTKH, encoded by the coding sequence ATGGAACGCTTTATCGAAAATGCAATGTATGCATCCCGCTGGCTGCTGGCTCCGATCTATTTCGGGCTGTCCCTGGGACTGTTGGCGCTAGCACTGAAATTCTTCCAGGAAGTCTTCCACGTCATTCCCAACGTCTTTTCGATGGCCGAGTCGGACCTGATCCTGGTGCTGCTGTCGCTGATCGACATGGCACTGGTGGGCGGTTTGCTGGTGATGGTGATGATTTCCGGCTACGAGAACTTCGTTTCCCAACTGGATATCGACGAACACAAGGAAAAGCTCAATTGGCTGGGCACCATGGATTCGTCTTCATTGAAGATGAAGGTGGCGGCGTCCATCGTGGCCATTTCCTCCATCCATTTGCTGCGGATTTTCATGGACGCCAAAAACGTCGATCCCGAGCATTTGAAGTGGTACGTGATCATTCACATGACGTTCGTGGTGTCGGCGTTTGCCATGGGTTATCTGGATAAGCTGACCAAGCACTGA
- a CDS encoding DUF6482 family protein, giving the protein MNLQELNAYAVAGKVDELNLISMEGGIYLLEARMHGAAYPLSDARGQMFHLRSVEHAREVLHSFPKLNFNLVHTLVHDEMCGLGDVEEHLKVPIDLGYSRQG; this is encoded by the coding sequence ATGAACCTGCAAGAGTTGAATGCCTATGCTGTCGCCGGGAAGGTCGATGAGCTGAACCTGATCTCCATGGAAGGCGGTATCTACCTGCTGGAAGCGCGGATGCATGGCGCGGCATATCCATTGAGCGATGCTCGCGGGCAGATGTTTCACCTGCGTTCAGTCGAGCACGCGCGTGAAGTGCTGCACTCCTTTCCCAAGTTGAATTTCAACCTCGTGCACACCTTGGTCCATGACGAGATGTGCGGGCTGGGTGACGTCGAAGAACACCTGAAGGTGCCGATCGACCTTGGTTATTCGCGACAGGGCTGA
- a CDS encoding FKBP-type peptidyl-prolyl cis-trans isomerase — translation MSEVNLSTDETRVSYGIGRQLGDQLRDNPPPGVSLDAILAGLTDAFAGKPSRVGQEEMSASFKVIREIMQAEAAAKAEAAAGEGLAFLAENAKREGITTLASGLQFEVLTAGEGAKPSREDTVRTHYHGTLIDGTVFDSSYERGQPAEFPVGGVIAGWTEALQLMNAGSKWRLYVPSELAYGAQGVGSIPPHSVLVFDVELLDVL, via the coding sequence ATGTCCGAAGTAAATCTGTCCACCGACGAAACCCGCGTCAGCTACGGTATTGGCCGTCAGTTGGGCGACCAGCTGCGTGATAACCCGCCACCGGGCGTTAGCCTGGACGCGATCCTTGCCGGTCTGACCGACGCATTCGCCGGTAAGCCGAGCCGTGTGGGCCAGGAAGAAATGTCCGCCAGCTTCAAGGTCATCCGCGAAATCATGCAAGCCGAAGCGGCAGCCAAGGCTGAAGCGGCTGCTGGCGAAGGCCTGGCCTTCCTGGCCGAGAACGCCAAGCGTGAAGGCATCACCACCCTGGCTTCCGGTCTGCAGTTCGAAGTGCTGACTGCCGGTGAAGGCGCCAAGCCATCCCGTGAAGACACCGTGCGTACCCACTACCACGGCACCCTGATCGACGGCACTGTATTCGACAGCTCCTATGAGCGTGGTCAGCCTGCAGAATTCCCGGTCGGCGGCGTGATCGCTGGCTGGACCGAAGCCCTGCAACTGATGAATGCCGGCAGCAAATGGCGTCTGTACGTGCCGAGCGAGCTGGCTTACGGCGCGCAAGGCGTTGGCAGCATTCCGCCGCACAGCGTGCTGGTATTCGACGTCGAGCTGCTCGACGTTCTGTAA
- a CDS encoding zinc ribbon domain-containing protein YjdM, with amino-acid sequence MSTLPPCPKCNSEYTYEDGAQLICPECAHEWSANGEAEAVSDDTVKKDSVGNVLQDGDTITVIKDLKVKGTSLVVKVGTKVKNIRLCDGDHDIDCKIDGIGPMKLKSEFVRKV; translated from the coding sequence GTGAGCACGTTGCCACCCTGCCCGAAATGCAATTCCGAATACACCTACGAAGATGGCGCCCAACTGATTTGCCCCGAGTGCGCCCACGAGTGGTCCGCCAACGGTGAAGCCGAAGCCGTGTCCGATGACACCGTTAAAAAGGATTCGGTCGGCAATGTCCTGCAGGACGGCGACACCATCACCGTGATCAAGGACCTAAAGGTCAAGGGCACATCCCTGGTGGTCAAGGTCGGCACCAAGGTCAAGAACATTCGCCTGTGCGATGGCGATCACGATATCGACTGCAAGATCGACGGTATCGGCCCGATGAAACTCAAATCCGAGTTCGTCAGAAAAGTCTGA
- a CDS encoding polyprenyl synthetase family protein, with translation MQPQAFYRAVADDFSAVDGIIKKQLTSRVPLVSKIGDYITSAGGKRLRPLLVLLCGKALGREGDDLRLLAATIEFLHTATLLHDDVVDMSGMRRGRSTANAMWGNAPSVLVGDFLYSRSFEMMVELGSMPVMKILSQATRIIAEGEVLQLSKVRDASTTEETYMEVIRGKTAMLFEASTHSAAALCEATPEQAEAMRTFGDHLGVAFQLVDDLLDYKGDAETLGKNVGDDLAEGKPTLPLIYTMREGTPEQAALVRKAIQKGGIEDLESIREAVEASGSLDYTAQLARDYVARAIKCLEALPASEYRDALVELSEFAVARTH, from the coding sequence ATGCAACCCCAAGCTTTCTACCGCGCGGTGGCGGACGATTTTAGCGCCGTCGACGGCATCATCAAGAAGCAGCTGACTTCCCGAGTGCCGCTGGTATCGAAAATCGGCGATTACATCACCTCGGCCGGCGGCAAACGCCTGCGTCCTTTATTAGTCTTGTTGTGCGGCAAGGCACTGGGTCGCGAAGGCGATGACCTGCGCCTGCTGGCAGCCACCATCGAATTCCTGCATACAGCGACCCTGTTGCACGATGACGTGGTGGACATGTCCGGCATGCGCCGTGGTCGCTCGACCGCCAATGCGATGTGGGGCAACGCCCCCAGCGTGCTGGTGGGCGACTTCCTGTATTCGCGCTCCTTCGAAATGATGGTCGAGCTCGGCTCCATGCCGGTGATGAAGATCCTCTCGCAAGCCACGCGCATCATCGCCGAAGGCGAAGTGCTGCAGCTGTCGAAGGTCCGTGACGCCAGCACCACCGAAGAAACCTACATGGAAGTCATCCGCGGCAAGACCGCGATGCTCTTCGAGGCATCGACCCACAGTGCCGCAGCCCTGTGCGAAGCCACGCCGGAGCAGGCTGAAGCCATGCGCACGTTCGGCGATCATCTGGGCGTAGCCTTCCAGTTGGTCGACGACTTGCTGGACTACAAGGGCGACGCAGAAACCCTGGGCAAGAACGTCGGTGACGATCTGGCTGAAGGCAAGCCAACCCTGCCGCTGATCTACACCATGCGCGAGGGCACGCCGGAACAAGCTGCACTGGTGCGCAAGGCGATCCAGAAAGGGGGTATCGAAGACCTGGAAAGCATCCGCGAAGCCGTGGAAGCCTCGGGTTCCCTGGACTACACCGCGCAACTGGCCCGCGACTACGTGGCCCGCGCGATCAAATGCCTCGAGGCGCTGCCTGCCAGCGAATACCGCGATGCATTGGTCGAGCTGAGCGAGTTCGCGGTCGCCCGCACGCACTGA
- the rplU gene encoding 50S ribosomal protein L21, whose amino-acid sequence MSYAVIVTGGKQYKVAPGEYLKIEKLEVATGESVTFDRVLLVANGDDVNIGAPVVAGATVVAEVISQGRHDKVRIIKFRRRKHHMKRMGHRQWYTEIKITGIQA is encoded by the coding sequence ATGTCTTATGCAGTAATCGTTACTGGCGGCAAGCAGTACAAAGTCGCCCCAGGTGAATACCTGAAGATCGAAAAACTGGAAGTCGCTACCGGCGAATCCGTTACCTTTGATCGCGTTCTGTTGGTTGCCAATGGTGACGACGTGAATATCGGTGCTCCAGTTGTTGCTGGCGCTACCGTTGTGGCTGAAGTGATCTCCCAAGGTCGTCACGATAAAGTCCGCATCATCAAGTTCCGTCGCCGTAAGCACCACATGAAGCGTATGGGCCACCGCCAGTGGTACACCGAGATCAAAATCACCGGTATTCAGGCTTAA
- the rpmA gene encoding 50S ribosomal protein L27, translating to MAHKKAGGSTRNGRDSEAKRLGVKMYGGQAIKAGNIIVRQRGTQFHAGYGVGMGKDHTLFAKVEGVIKFEVKGAFGRRYVSVVAA from the coding sequence ATGGCACACAAAAAAGCTGGTGGTAGTACCCGTAACGGTCGCGACTCAGAAGCCAAACGCCTTGGCGTGAAGATGTATGGCGGCCAGGCTATCAAAGCAGGCAACATCATCGTGCGTCAGCGCGGCACCCAATTCCACGCTGGCTACGGCGTTGGCATGGGTAAAGATCACACCCTCTTCGCTAAAGTCGAAGGCGTGATCAAGTTCGAAGTAAAAGGCGCCTTCGGTCGTCGTTATGTGAGCGTAGTCGCAGCTTAA
- the cgtA gene encoding Obg family GTPase CgtA: MKFVDEVSIRVKAGDGGNGCMSFRREKFIENGGPNGGDGGDGGSVYMIADENLNTLVDYRYTRHFDAERGSNGGSTDCTGKKGEDLVLRVPVGTTVIDSATQEVIGDLTKAGQKLLVAHGGWHGLGNTRFKSSTNRAPRQTTPGKPGEQRDLKLEMKVLADVGLLGLPNAGKSTFIRSVSAAKPKVADYPFTTLVPNLGVVSVDRWKSFVVADIPGLIEGASEGAGLGIRFLKHLSRTRLLLHLVDMAPLDDTSAPDAAEVIVNELTKFSPSLAERDRWLVLNKCDQILEEEHDARVKEIVDRLEWTGPVYVISAIAKQNTERLCHDIMRYLEDRADRLANDPAYREELAELDQRIEDEARAQLQALDDQRALRRSGVKSVHDIGDDDWDEEDVDDEDGPEIIYVRD, from the coding sequence ATGAAGTTTGTTGATGAAGTATCGATTCGAGTAAAGGCTGGCGACGGCGGTAACGGTTGCATGAGTTTCCGGCGCGAGAAATTCATCGAGAACGGTGGTCCGAACGGTGGTGATGGTGGTGATGGCGGCTCGGTCTACATGATCGCCGACGAAAACCTCAATACCCTGGTGGATTACCGTTACACCCGGCACTTCGATGCCGAGCGTGGCTCCAATGGTGGCAGCACCGACTGCACCGGCAAGAAGGGTGAGGATCTGGTTCTGCGCGTTCCGGTCGGCACCACCGTGATCGATTCCGCGACTCAGGAAGTGATCGGTGACCTGACCAAGGCTGGCCAGAAGCTGCTGGTGGCCCATGGCGGCTGGCACGGTCTGGGTAACACGCGTTTCAAATCCAGTACCAACCGTGCACCGCGCCAGACTACGCCGGGCAAGCCGGGCGAGCAGCGTGATCTCAAGCTGGAAATGAAAGTGCTGGCGGACGTGGGTCTGCTGGGCTTGCCGAACGCTGGCAAAAGTACCTTTATCCGTTCGGTATCGGCGGCCAAGCCGAAAGTTGCCGACTACCCGTTCACCACGCTGGTGCCAAACCTCGGCGTGGTCAGCGTCGATCGCTGGAAAAGCTTCGTGGTTGCGGACATTCCGGGCCTGATCGAAGGTGCTTCCGAAGGCGCGGGTCTGGGCATTCGCTTCCTCAAGCACTTGTCGCGTACCCGTCTGCTGCTGCACCTCGTCGACATGGCGCCGCTGGATGACACCAGTGCTCCGGACGCCGCAGAAGTCATCGTTAACGAATTGACCAAGTTCAGTCCGTCCCTGGCTGAGCGTGATCGTTGGTTGGTCCTGAACAAATGCGACCAGATTCTTGAAGAAGAGCATGATGCACGCGTCAAGGAAATCGTTGATCGCCTGGAGTGGACAGGTCCGGTCTATGTGATTTCGGCCATCGCCAAGCAGAACACCGAGCGCTTGTGCCACGACATCATGCGCTATCTGGAAGATCGCGCCGATCGTCTGGCCAATGATCCCGCCTACCGGGAGGAGCTGGCAGAGCTCGATCAGCGCATTGAAGACGAGGCGCGTGCCCAGCTGCAAGCGCTGGACGATCAGCGTGCCCTGCGTCGCAGCGGGGTGAAGTCGGTCCACGACATCGGCGACGATGATTGGGATGAAGAAGACGTGGATGACGAAGACGGTCCGGAAATCATTTACGTGCGTGACTGA
- the proB gene encoding glutamate 5-kinase, translating into MRSKVTGARRWVVKIGSALLTADGKGLDRAAMSVWVEQMVALHEAGVELVLVSSGAVAAGMSRLGWTARPSAMHELQAAAAIGQMGLVQAWESSFAEHGRHTAQILLTHDDLSDRKRYLNARSTLRALVELKVIPVINENDTVVTDEIRFGDNDTLAALVANLVEADLLVILTDRDGMFDADPRNNPDAKLIYEARADDPALDAVAGGTGGALGRGGMQTKLRAARLAARSGAHTIIVGGRLERVLDRLKAGERIGTLLSPERGMLAARKQWLAGHLQTRGTLVLDAGAVVALSQGNKSLLPVGVKLVQGSFRRGEMVVCVAPDGREIARGLANYSALEAQKIIGQSSEAIVGLLGYMAEPELVHRDNLILV; encoded by the coding sequence ATGCGGAGCAAGGTGACAGGTGCGCGGCGTTGGGTCGTGAAGATCGGCAGCGCTTTGCTGACGGCGGACGGCAAGGGCCTGGATCGCGCGGCAATGAGTGTCTGGGTTGAGCAGATGGTGGCTTTGCATGAGGCGGGCGTCGAGCTGGTGCTGGTGTCCTCCGGGGCGGTGGCGGCCGGCATGAGTCGTCTGGGCTGGACTGCGCGACCCAGTGCGATGCACGAGCTTCAGGCCGCCGCTGCAATCGGCCAGATGGGGCTGGTGCAGGCCTGGGAGTCGAGCTTTGCCGAGCACGGCCGGCACACGGCGCAGATTCTCCTGACTCACGACGACCTGTCCGACCGCAAGCGCTACCTGAATGCCCGCAGTACCTTGCGTGCGCTGGTGGAGCTGAAGGTTATTCCGGTGATCAACGAGAATGACACCGTGGTCACCGATGAAATCCGTTTCGGCGATAACGATACCCTGGCGGCGTTGGTGGCCAACCTGGTCGAGGCTGATCTGCTGGTGATCCTGACCGATCGCGATGGCATGTTCGACGCCGACCCGCGCAACAATCCCGATGCCAAGTTGATTTACGAAGCGCGTGCCGATGATCCGGCGCTCGATGCGGTAGCGGGTGGCACTGGTGGTGCGCTGGGGCGTGGCGGCATGCAGACCAAATTGCGCGCGGCGCGTCTGGCGGCGCGTTCGGGTGCTCATACGATCATCGTCGGTGGGCGCCTTGAGCGCGTGCTGGATCGCCTGAAGGCGGGCGAGCGCATCGGCACCTTGCTCTCGCCTGAACGCGGCATGCTGGCGGCGCGCAAACAATGGCTGGCCGGGCATCTGCAAACCCGCGGCACATTGGTGCTGGATGCAGGGGCGGTGGTGGCGTTGTCCCAGGGTAACAAGAGCTTGCTGCCGGTCGGGGTCAAGCTGGTTCAGGGCAGCTTCCGTCGCGGTGAGATGGTGGTGTGCGTGGCGCCGGACGGTCGTGAAATCGCCCGTGGCCTGGCCAACTACAGTGCGCTGGAAGCACAAAAAATCATCGGTCAGTCGTCCGAGGCGATTGTCGGTCTATTGGGTTACATGGCAGAGCCGGAGCTGGTTCACCGCGATAACCTGATTCTGGTCTGA
- a CDS encoding CreA family protein, with protein sequence MRVAKGLLGLLLAMPLLASAEEIGQVSTVFKFVGPNDRIVVEAFDDPKVDGVTCYLSRAKTGGVKGGLGLAEDRAEASIACRQVGPISFKGELKDGDEVFKERTSLVFKTMQVVRFLDKKRNTLVYLVYSDRLIEGSPQNAVTAIPILPWANTQ encoded by the coding sequence ATGCGCGTGGCAAAAGGATTGTTGGGCTTGCTGTTGGCGATGCCCTTGCTGGCTTCGGCGGAAGAAATCGGTCAGGTCTCGACGGTGTTCAAGTTCGTCGGGCCAAATGACCGGATCGTGGTCGAGGCCTTTGATGATCCCAAGGTCGATGGCGTGACCTGCTATCTCTCACGCGCCAAGACCGGTGGTGTGAAGGGGGGTCTTGGATTGGCCGAGGATCGCGCCGAGGCGTCCATCGCTTGCCGGCAGGTCGGGCCGATCAGCTTCAAGGGTGAGCTCAAGGATGGCGACGAAGTATTCAAGGAGCGCACTTCGCTGGTCTTCAAGACCATGCAGGTGGTGCGTTTCCTCGACAAGAAGCGCAATACGCTGGTGTATCTGGTGTACAGCGACCGTTTGATCGAGGGTAGCCCGCAGAATGCCGTCACGGCGATTCCGATTCTTCCTTGGGCGAACACCCAATAA
- the rpsT gene encoding 30S ribosomal protein S20, with protein MANSPSAKKRAKQAEKRRSHNASLRSMVRTYIKNVVKAIDAKDAEKAQAAYVLAVPVIDRMADKGIIHKNKAARHKSRLNGHVKALNVAAAA; from the coding sequence GTGGCCAACTCACCTTCCGCCAAAAAACGTGCAAAACAGGCTGAGAAGCGTCGCAGCCACAACGCCAGCCTGCGTTCCATGGTTCGTACCTACATCAAGAATGTAGTTAAGGCCATCGACGCAAAAGACGCTGAAAAAGCTCAAGCTGCTTACGTTCTGGCCGTGCCAGTTATCGACCGTATGGCCGATAAAGGCATCATCCACAAGAACAAAGCCGCTCGCCATAAGAGCCGCCTGAATGGCCACGTCAAGGCCCTGAACGTTGCCGCTGCTGCCTAA
- the murJ gene encoding murein biosynthesis integral membrane protein MurJ has product MNLLKSLAAVSSITMLSRILGFVRDTLIARIFGAGMATDAFFIAFKLPNLLRRIFAEGAFSQAFVPILAEYKSQKGEEATRTFIAYVSGLLTLVLAVVTALGMIAAPWVIWVTAPGFTDTPEKFELTSSLLRVTFPYILLISLSSLAGAILNTWNRFSVPAFVPTLLNVSMIIFAVFLTPYFDPPVMALGWAVLAGGLAQLLYQLPHLKKIGMLVLPRLNLRDTGVWRVMKQMLPAILGVSVSQISLIINTIFASFLVAGSVSWMYYADRLMELPSGVLGVALGTILLPTLAKTYANKDRHEYSRILDWGLRLCFVLVLPCSLALGILAEPLTVSLFQYGQFNAFDAAMTQRALIAYSVGLLGIIVIKVLAPGFYAQQNIRTPVKIAIFTLIITQLFNLMLIGPLAHAGLALAISGGACINAGLLFYQLRKQQMYQPQPGWGVFGLKLVIAVTVMSGVLLGAMHFMPAWDQGHMLERFLRLGALVVAGVVAYFGMLVLMGFRLRDFNRKALG; this is encoded by the coding sequence ATGAATCTGCTCAAATCGTTGGCCGCCGTCAGCTCTATCACGATGCTTTCCCGGATCCTGGGCTTCGTTCGTGACACCCTCATTGCACGCATATTTGGTGCGGGAATGGCGACCGACGCGTTCTTCATCGCCTTCAAATTGCCCAATCTGTTGCGGCGTATCTTCGCGGAGGGCGCCTTCTCCCAGGCTTTTGTGCCGATTCTTGCCGAATACAAAAGCCAGAAGGGCGAGGAAGCGACGCGAACGTTCATTGCTTACGTCTCGGGTCTGCTGACGCTGGTGCTGGCCGTGGTGACCGCGCTGGGGATGATTGCCGCCCCCTGGGTCATCTGGGTGACGGCGCCGGGCTTTACCGATACGCCGGAAAAATTCGAGCTGACCTCCAGCCTGCTGCGGGTGACCTTTCCTTACATCCTGCTGATTTCCCTGTCCTCGCTGGCGGGCGCGATCCTCAACACATGGAACCGCTTTTCGGTGCCGGCCTTTGTGCCGACCCTGTTGAACGTCAGCATGATCATTTTTGCGGTGTTCCTGACGCCGTACTTCGATCCGCCGGTGATGGCGCTTGGCTGGGCGGTTCTGGCCGGCGGCCTGGCGCAGCTGTTGTATCAGCTGCCACACCTGAAAAAGATCGGCATGCTGGTGCTGCCGCGCCTGAATCTGCGTGATACGGGGGTCTGGCGGGTCATGAAGCAGATGCTGCCGGCGATTCTCGGGGTGTCCGTGAGTCAGATCTCGCTGATCATCAACACTATTTTCGCTTCGTTCCTGGTCGCCGGTTCCGTGTCTTGGATGTACTACGCCGACCGTTTGATGGAGCTGCCGTCCGGCGTGCTGGGCGTGGCATTGGGCACGATCCTGTTGCCGACCCTGGCCAAGACCTACGCCAACAAGGATCGACATGAATATTCGCGAATCCTCGACTGGGGCCTGCGCCTGTGCTTCGTGCTGGTGCTGCCATGTTCCCTGGCGTTGGGGATTCTGGCCGAGCCGTTGACGGTTTCGCTGTTCCAGTACGGTCAATTCAATGCATTTGATGCGGCCATGACCCAGCGTGCGTTGATCGCCTATTCGGTCGGGTTGCTCGGGATCATCGTGATTAAAGTGCTGGCACCGGGCTTTTATGCGCAACAAAACATCCGCACGCCGGTAAAGATCGCAATTTTCACCTTGATCATCACCCAGCTGTTCAACCTCATGCTGATCGGTCCGCTGGCTCACGCTGGTTTGGCGCTCGCCATCAGTGGCGGTGCCTGTATCAACGCCGGGTTGCTCTTCTATCAACTGCGCAAACAGCAGATGTACCAGCCACAACCGGGCTGGGGGGTATTCGGCTTGAAGCTGGTGATCGCGGTGACGGTGATGTCAGGCGTGTTGCTGGGTGCGATGCACTTTATGCCAGCCTGGGATCAAGGGCATATGCTTGAGCGGTTCCTGCGCCTGGGGGCATTGGTGGTCGCCGGTGTGGTGGCGTATTTCGGGATGTTAGTGTTGATGGGTTTTCGCTTGCGCGACTTTAATCGCAAGGCGTTGGGCTAA
- the ribF gene encoding bifunctional riboflavin kinase/FAD synthetase, with amino-acid sequence MQLVRGLQNLRPQHRGCVATIGNFDGVHRGHQAILARLRERALELGVPSCVVIFEPQPREFFAPDTAPARLARLRDKLQLLAAEGVDRVLCLAFNQRLSKLSASEFVDTILVDGLGVQHLEVGDDFRFGCDRVGDFDFLQQAGVMQGFTVEAAQTVELDGIRVSSTQVRNALAAADFALAERLLGRPYRIAGRVLHGQKLARQLGTPTANIQLKRRRVPFTGVYLVSVDLDGKTWPGVANIGVRPTVQGDGKAHLEVHLLDFAGDLYDRRMTVVFHQKLREEQRFASLEALKTAINADVAAARALSHLAPIANEEP; translated from the coding sequence ATGCAGCTGGTTCGAGGCCTCCAAAATCTGCGCCCCCAGCATCGGGGCTGTGTCGCCACTATTGGCAACTTTGACGGTGTACACCGTGGCCACCAGGCTATCCTGGCGCGACTGCGTGAGCGTGCGCTTGAATTGGGCGTGCCCAGCTGCGTGGTGATTTTCGAGCCGCAGCCGCGTGAGTTTTTCGCGCCGGACACGGCACCGGCCCGTTTGGCACGCCTGCGCGACAAGTTGCAGCTGCTCGCTGCCGAAGGCGTTGACCGGGTCTTGTGCCTCGCCTTCAACCAGCGTCTGAGCAAGCTCAGCGCCAGCGAGTTTGTAGACACCATTCTGGTGGATGGCCTGGGCGTGCAGCATCTTGAAGTCGGCGACGACTTCCGTTTCGGCTGTGACCGGGTAGGGGATTTCGATTTCCTGCAACAGGCCGGCGTCATGCAGGGCTTTACCGTTGAAGCGGCGCAGACTGTCGAACTCGACGGTATCCGGGTCAGCAGCACACAGGTGCGTAATGCGCTGGCGGCTGCTGACTTTGCCCTTGCCGAACGTCTGCTTGGCCGCCCGTACCGGATTGCCGGGCGGGTGTTGCATGGCCAGAAACTGGCGCGTCAGTTGGGTACGCCAACGGCCAATATTCAACTCAAGCGCCGTCGCGTGCCGTTTACCGGGGTTTACCTGGTCAGCGTCGACCTCGACGGCAAGACCTGGCCAGGCGTCGCCAATATCGGCGTTCGACCTACGGTCCAGGGAGATGGCAAAGCCCACCTCGAAGTCCATCTTTTAGATTTTGCCGGCGATCTGTATGACCGGCGTATGACGGTGGTTTTCCACCAAAAGCTGCGTGAAGAGCAGCGTTTCGCCTCTCTGGAGGCGCTTAAGACGGCGATCAATGCGGATGTCGCCGCCGCCCGTGCCCTGTCGCACCTAGCGCCAATCGCTAATGAAGAGCCTTAA